Proteins encoded within one genomic window of Terriglobus sp. TAA 43:
- a CDS encoding RsmB/NOP family class I SAM-dependent RNA methyltransferase: protein MKSNNQPAISPAREAAIQILYRVMSSAAHSDDLVHSPAVSRLSPEDRNLTTALVLGVLRWQLQLDAVMRPMLQRPDAELHDAALLALRLGIFQLLHMDRIPPHAAINESVEMARANGAAHAAGMVNAILRRVQREKETPQRTPLVVAMTPEEQAHPEWLITRWRKNFGNATTRRIAAYDQQEPPSGQLYTPEEGLPQIDDGSRLIAEVTAAAVPNPKRILDCCAAPGGKTAILAIRHPQAEIIACDVSPKRLEAMRKRMDRSESTKHVKTLLADMTAPPADLQAEKFDLILCDAPCSGTGTLSRNPEIRHRLRPSDLPRQVDRQKALLRQALQLLAPGGRLIYSTCSLEPEENLEVVTAATVAGTYRSIDLSSLLPESVSSAAIGGTLRTLPGTQPCDGFFAALLEATPSSP, encoded by the coding sequence GTGAAATCGAACAACCAACCCGCCATCTCCCCCGCGCGCGAAGCCGCCATCCAGATCCTCTATCGCGTCATGTCCAGCGCCGCCCACTCTGACGACCTGGTGCACTCCCCCGCCGTCAGCCGCCTCTCCCCGGAAGACCGCAACCTGACCACCGCCCTCGTTCTCGGCGTCCTCCGCTGGCAGTTGCAGCTCGACGCCGTGATGCGCCCCATGCTGCAGCGACCCGACGCCGAACTCCACGACGCCGCCCTGCTAGCCCTGCGCCTCGGCATCTTCCAATTGCTCCACATGGACCGCATCCCGCCGCACGCCGCCATCAACGAAAGCGTTGAAATGGCCCGCGCCAACGGAGCCGCCCACGCCGCTGGCATGGTCAACGCCATCCTTCGCCGCGTCCAGCGCGAAAAGGAAACACCCCAGCGGACCCCGCTGGTCGTCGCCATGACGCCCGAAGAACAGGCCCACCCCGAGTGGCTGATCACCCGCTGGCGCAAGAACTTCGGCAACGCTACCACCCGCCGCATCGCCGCCTACGACCAGCAGGAACCGCCCTCCGGCCAGCTCTACACCCCGGAAGAGGGTCTGCCCCAGATCGACGACGGCTCACGCCTCATCGCCGAAGTCACCGCCGCCGCCGTCCCCAATCCCAAGCGGATCCTCGACTGCTGCGCCGCTCCCGGCGGCAAAACAGCCATCCTCGCCATACGTCATCCGCAGGCAGAAATCATTGCATGCGACGTCAGCCCCAAACGCCTGGAAGCCATGCGGAAACGAATGGATCGCTCCGAATCCACCAAGCATGTGAAGACGCTCCTGGCCGACATGACCGCCCCTCCCGCCGACTTGCAAGCCGAAAAATTCGACCTCATCCTCTGCGACGCACCTTGTAGTGGAACTGGAACTCTTTCCCGCAACCCAGAGATTCGTCATCGCTTACGACCAAGCGATCTACCCCGACAAGTCGATCGTCAAAAAGCGCTTCTGAGACAAGCGCTCCAACTACTCGCACCCGGGGGACGCTTGATCTACTCCACGTGCTCGCTCGAACCCGAGGAAAATCTGGAAGTCGTAACCGCGGCAACCGTCGCCGGAACCTACCGCTCCATCGACCTCTCATCCCTACTCCCAGAGTCCGTCTCATCCGCAGCCATCGGCGGCACACTCCGAACCCTGCCCGGCACCCAACCCTGTGACGGCTTCTTCGCCGCCCTGCTGGAAGCCACCCCTAGCTCACCGTAA
- a CDS encoding MarR family winged helix-turn-helix transcriptional regulator, translating to MVSMESEASQIDSVPGLESHLGFWLRRVSNAVSAGFSRALGEQQTSVAEWVVLRELYSRGEAAPAELADALGLTRGAVSKIVDKLEAKKWIRVEANRADGRFRLLSVTQAGKRNLPVLAELADQNEAQFFDCLTENEREVLLQVLVKLAQQNQIRDVPTE from the coding sequence ATGGTTTCCATGGAAAGTGAAGCGAGCCAAATCGACAGCGTTCCGGGCCTTGAAAGCCATCTCGGGTTTTGGCTTCGGCGCGTGTCGAACGCTGTTTCGGCCGGTTTTAGCCGAGCTTTAGGGGAACAACAGACTTCCGTGGCCGAGTGGGTGGTACTACGTGAGCTTTACTCGCGCGGTGAAGCGGCGCCGGCCGAGCTGGCGGATGCTCTCGGGCTGACTCGCGGGGCGGTATCCAAGATCGTCGACAAGCTTGAAGCGAAAAAGTGGATCCGGGTGGAAGCGAATCGTGCGGACGGCCGGTTCCGGCTGCTTTCCGTTACGCAAGCCGGGAAGCGGAACCTGCCTGTTCTGGCTGAATTGGCCGATCAGAATGAAGCGCAGTTCTTTGATTGTCTCACTGAAAACGAGCGCGAAGTTCTGCTTCAGGTCCTGGTCAAACTGGCGCAGCAGAACCAGATCCGTGATGTTCCAACCGAGTGA
- a CDS encoding DUF1398 domain-containing protein — protein MSKAIDNLMGAMGRAQANRPRVGGFPYLAEVLRQAGVKRNVWSLPSSQSLYLTDDGPVVMQGSPLVSGAVDVPDFDREALIRALRTDQAGESTFPEFLEATWRAGVVRYEVDLEGRTVTYTGSDDQEYVEAYPAVTVS, from the coding sequence ATGAGCAAGGCGATCGACAATTTGATGGGTGCGATGGGGCGGGCGCAGGCGAATCGTCCGCGCGTGGGTGGCTTTCCCTACTTGGCCGAGGTCTTGCGGCAGGCCGGAGTGAAACGGAATGTGTGGTCTCTTCCGTCGTCGCAGAGCTTGTATCTCACGGACGATGGTCCGGTGGTGATGCAGGGTTCGCCGCTGGTGTCGGGGGCGGTGGATGTTCCGGACTTTGATCGGGAGGCACTGATCAGAGCGCTGCGGACCGATCAGGCTGGCGAGAGTACCTTCCCCGAGTTTCTGGAGGCTACGTGGCGAGCCGGAGTTGTTCGTTATGAGGTGGACCTGGAGGGGCGAACGGTGACCTACACCGGCAGCGACGACCAGGAATATGTGGAGGCGTACCCTGCGGTTACGGTGAGCTAG